In Salvia miltiorrhiza cultivar Shanhuang (shh) chromosome 4, IMPLAD_Smil_shh, whole genome shotgun sequence, the DNA window ataaattattgatttttgatgattttttatactatattaaatttacgatgtatatagaatattttttcatgaaccaaatttgacaatatttacaaaagaattaaaatataaaaaataaaaagaaaaaaatagtgaaaaaattggtggaaggagagggaaaaaaaactcatcttttatatattatatagatactTGGATTATCTCATAATCACGATCTCATCATCACacacacaatttctttttcttttctttaaaaaaaaaactgaactGGAAAGATTTATTCACAtctgaatattttatttagatgttcgctATTTTTTAACGCTTATTCATAttgttttatgttaaatattcgTAACACGAACATCTAAGTAATTTCGAACAAATCGTAAAAAAATTAcgaatatctaaataaaatatttgaatttttcttggtcacataaaatatttaacattaaaTATTTCGAACAAGCATAAAAAAATTGCGAAcacctaaaaaaattattcgaattttttttttatgacatgAATTATTTAACATAGAATTTTCCGAATAATCGtaataaaattacgaacatctaaataaaataatcaaatttcTTTGTTAACATAAGATATTTAACACAAAACAATAcgaataaatgtaaaaaaatagcGAACATCTAACTTATTATGTGATAAAATAAAACCATAAcattaaactaaaaaaaacgTCCTACATTTGTCAAATAtatgattaaaaaattattcactaaaaaaattgaaataatacaTGTATTCGTATTAATTAGTGAATGAATGATTAAAAAGATTTGGTCAAACACTTAAAAATCATGAAATATTGAAAACACAAATATTGAATACTGATAACACATTAAAATAAAAGgaagaagaataaaaaaaaaaaatcaatcatatCGATTTAATAACTTACgaaaataaagataaagataTTTGTTTTGAATTGAGCCTATGTATACGGTTACAAAAAACAATAAGAATTTACATAATTAGCCTTAACATAATTAATCGCATAATTAAACAAATTATTAATGACATAAATGACGGAAATGATATAACCCGCTAGATCTAATAAATCCACATGCTAAGATTCATTCTTTATTctcaaaatatatgtaattttcTATGGATCCATTCTCTTCATATATATTGGAAAAAGTTATACTAAGAATGCTATCTTTTATGATAAATGAGGATGATTGAATAAATCAGTACATAATGTTGAATAAGCTGCTTATAATTACTGAATaatgaaaatcaattaattagataaaagtttCGCTCCCTCctggattcgaacccaggtaaaaAATTTAgagtgcgtttattttgatggataaatttatcatggaaaaatgaggaataacaaaaatttagtctttaaatatctcaattcatttctcatattttatacaaaagagaagttcaccatttttcctttcttcacttcaaggatggataatattatcacacgaaaaatggagggataatattattcatgtttagaaataaggaaggaaaaatggtgaacttctcttttctGTAAAATgcgagaaaataaaaaagacatttaaaggtataaatttttgttatctctcatttttccatgataaatttatccatcaaagtaaatgcactcttattaaaaaaataatggataagaaaaaaatgagaaaatattacatttttctcttttttattaGTGTATGTTTACTATAGATGAAAACAtaagaaaatgttgaaaaatattttcactcCACTACTATTAAACATTGGAAAGAAAATGAGTGAGAAGGATATGCCCCAGAAAATATTCCACGCACCTTGCccggagaatttttttttttttatcatagtaaacatgtgaaaatggtgaaaatacatattttctcatctttttcatcaaagtaaacacacccataaagataaaaatgttatgctacatattTCATGTGAACACCGCTCATGTTTAGCCCTCGTTAATTAGAGCTATCTCTTTGGTTTTAgacatttattgttattttaatatttcataaattattgttgagatcattaattttataaattacataaaaattagaGACCGATTTGCTCATATTCCTtttaactttaaataattaataaaaagaataaatcGGACTTTTATTTTAGGGATTGTtacgtgtgtatatatatatatagtttatataGTAGGGGCCGGGTCTAGCTCTCaccatcattattattattattatcattattagcAATAGTAATAATAGTAGCTAGCGTAGTAATTATAAAGGATTTAGAGGAAATGTGATTCCCATCGTGACTATGTtgattattttctctcttttttgtttccttttcttGATTCTCTTCCCTCTCCCGCAAGTTGAACCAAAAACGGCTCCTGCAGTACACTCTATTTCCCACACAAAGTTAAGGCGACATtaattaacttcaaataatGCACTCGCACACAACTCTAATTAAATATAActaaaaatatacataaaattatattttattcgtaGAAGCATAAAGCTCCATTTTATTTGAAGAAGGTAACATAACATTAAGGATCAACCTTGATGATGaacagcatatatatatatatagtaattttCATCAGCAATCGGTGGGAATGGTGACTTTGCAGGTGGCAGCAAGCTTCTTGGCGTTGGCAGAGTCGATGTAGTCCTTGAACTGAGGGTCATTCTTGTACTGGCAGAAGCACGGCTGCTGCGCCTTGAGATTGGTGCAGCATTGCGTTGTCGGAGCCGCCCCCGTGGTTATCGGCCCGAAGCACGGCATGAGCTCCATAGGGTTGCACGTCACGGCCACCGTCTCATGCGCCAGCGCCGCCATCACAACCACCACAAACAAGGCCGCAACACCCTTCTTCATCTTAATTAATTCACACTAGCTAGCTTGCAACCAATTAAGAgtgtatatatattgtgatttgTGTGTGCAGAGAAAGggtggtatttataggagtgGAGGAGCTAGGCTGTTTCATTTTGTGGATGGGATTGGGTTCACGTATATATTTCACCTCTGCCGTTGAATGGGATTACTAGCTTGTAGATGCTGAGCTACTCATTTTTATTTGTTCGCTAATTTCTAAGATTACCGTCTAATTAATTACATCCATCTATATGTTTGCTTTTCCTAACTAATCTCTCAAATTTTTCGACTAAGTacaccaaaatttctctgctCCTTTTTTAAGTAGCAGGATGCTACCTATGGCGAAGCGTGCAGTAACggatttaaatttatatttgtataaaaGTTGATtaaaattgctcaaatttatATGTCTGACgcatatattttcatatatacgcatatattttagataatttgcaatttatatattaagaagtgtttataccctagtccttccttatatatatatatatagcagtGGCTACCATGAAAatacttttaagtgtataaaataggaacaaatctTGTCCATTAGATCATAGTGAATTAATGGTCCATATCAAATTATATGGAGATCCGAAATTCGTAACTGTAATTTCCCTTGCAATTCATACGTTTTCCTTATTACGTACTTTTGTTACCAATTATATTATATGCACGAATCTGAAGttcttttgttacgaattaatGTTCTTATTAGACAAATTTTAATCCACAAGATCAATCAAGATCTAATGGACATaatttgttcctattttatacacttaaaagtgttcttattttagtccacccctaaatatatatgtgtgagataaaataaaaacaccttttagaatataaaatgggaactattttcagcccttagatcatcaagatctacggttgctTCATCACctttttggatgaattcatggtcctgagttcgaatctcataggtagcgaaaattttattgTTCGCAA includes these proteins:
- the LOC131022790 gene encoding non-specific lipid-transfer protein 2-like; translated protein: MKKGVAALFVVVVMAALAHETVAVTCNPMELMPCFGPITTGAAPTTQCCTNLKAQQPCFCQYKNDPQFKDYIDSANAKKLAATCKVTIPTDC